TTATTCGAACGTATGTAGAGCGAGCTTTATCCacgtaatttgtttttttttttttgatgatttgggtgtataaaaaaatatgtaaataaatctcGATTTGCATACTTTTGAATTAAAGAAATCGTTATCGGATCCAATAATTCGTTCGTCGATATATAAATTACCAAAATTCATTCACGGTCTCGGAATTCTGCTTGTCTACATTACCCCTGATGGAAATTATGAACAGCTGGGtcgaccaattttttttttttttttttttttttttcttcttgtgaATAGGCGTGTCTCTCCAAGGGACCGAGTTTCTCTGTGTATTCCATCGAACAGTCTGCACCATGAATTTTACCAACATTTTCGCTCTTGCCAGTAGCTTAAGAAGCTAAAGACCGAACGTTTCAATCTATCGAAAATACGTAGTTATGGATGTTGTACCTATACGTgtaatacataattatatacgtTTACAGTATTCGACAGTGTATTTTTCCTGGTTTAAACCTCTGAGTTTAGTATCTTAGATTAGCAATAGGAAAAAGTAGTAATTGCACCTAATAATAGATATGAATGTTGAtgtaaaaagtgataaagtaTGATAATTACTCGTAATAAAATAGCCTGAAAGTACGATTAATTCTGCAATAGGtaagagaaatattttgaattagtACGTCActttgtacaaaataaaataattaatcagttCACGTTAGATGTATAGTGTATAAGTACCTATAAGGGATCATGTAATTGTCTGAACAATTCGAGTTACGTGTTAAAAAAGTCAGAAAGCTGCTAACAGctatgaaaaatgaacaaattcgTGTTCATCGGCGAAATGAAAGATCCACAAGTCTGCCAGGTATAGAGACTCACAAATTATTTACTGACTTTTCGCATTTACGGAACGTCTTGTACTACTTTTCGTAAGATAATTGAActcagaattgaaaaatcctaGCAGAAGCTGCTGCGTTTAACGCTTACATAAATTGGGACGTGAGTTTAACGAAGCGGTACTAGACTTTAGAAAAATGTTCGGATGAATCGGTGTGAAAATGTTCTCAATGTACCGCATCCAATATTTACTTATTTGTACTTTGATGATTTTGTGATTTCGTATATACGActtgtagaaataaaaaaaaaagtaaaaaaatagtgaaactGGTTATTCTTTCATGGACAATTATTTACCcacgagaaaaattattcttagtACGGATGAGATAAGATCATAATTAAATtagaattgattaaaaatatataaattattttattgatacGTACTTAAACGTTACTATAGCTAGTGTATATTAATTCAAAGaatgttgatttttcttgTTACTTTTTAAGAGCTATTCGGCACAGGCGGGCCAAAAGACTCTGCATTTGAAGCAGACTGTTCATTCCATTAACGATGCCTAAATGCGTTAAACCGATTtcctgaaagaaataaaatcacgcaagttaataaaaatcaagatGTAAAACGTCGGCGAAACTAACCTTGATGAAATCAAGCTTCATTTTCTCATCTATATCGAGATTTTTGCAGACTCTGAATATGTTTCCAATAATATCCTCAGCGGAGTATCCCATCCTCCATAAATGCGACATTACCTGCAATCGAAACCTTTTCATAGTGACCAGAAGTTAAAAATTATGAGGGATGTCTAGATCTATAATCAAAACTCACCCCAAACGATTTATCGATGTTTCCCTTTGAGCATAATTCAAGCATTTCTTTAACGAGAAGGGGATGCGGTTCGTCGCACACTTTAAACACATTTTCTCCATTCACATGTCCAAACCCGTTGTGAGTCGACTGCAGATTGTTCAACGCTTGTCGCATGTCTCCTTGAGCAGTGAACACAATTGCTTCCAATCCATCGTCAGTGTAAGATACcttgatgaaagaaaagaaattacaaaCAGTGTTTGAAATAGTTGGATAAatggaaaaagtttaaaaacgtAATCATTTCTCTCACATTCTCTTTTTCGCAGACTTGAATGATTTTGGCCAAGACTTGGGCGTCGGACAGTTTTCCATACCGCAACATAGCGCATCGTGACTGTATGGGTTCGATGATTTTCTCACTGTTGTTACAGGCGAGTGCGAACCTGGTCGTGTTGCTGTAGATCTCCATGGTTCGGCGTAGGGCTTGTTGAGCGCCATCGGTCATGCTGTCCGCTTCGTCGAGTATGATTATCTTGTGCCTGCCTTGAGGAAGGGTGACCTGTGCCGACGGTTAAAGAATCCCTAACATTTCCGGTTTCAAACTTAACGGTACATTAATAAACAGTCAGTTTTTCCGCAGCGCACCTTTTGTTGAGCGAACATCTTGATCTTGTTTCGTACGACGTCGATTCCTCTGTCATTGGACGCGTTGAGCTCAAGAACGGCATCCTTGAAAGCTGGCCCGAGAAGAACTCGAGCTAGACAGAGGATGGTCGTTGTCTTTCCCACTCCAGGCGGCCCAGCGATGATTATATTCGGCGCATTTCCGTTCTGGGCAAAAACAGACAACCGCGCAACCGTGTCCTCGTTGCCCACTATGTCTGAAAACACTTGGGGACGATACTTTTCCACCCTGAGGGTAAAGGGGATGAAAATGATCGATTAATCTACCAGTCATTTCAAGATATGAAGTCACATGTTGTCAGAGACgtggtgaaaagaaaagtagaCAGGACGGTTGAAACATAACCTAACATAACCTAGCAAAACCTACTTAGCCTAGTTTGGTAATTTTGCTGATGACTTACCACGGCAAATGCGAGGCTCTGTAACTCGATTTACTCTTCTGATTCAAGCCGCTGGTTGACGGCACGACCTCGACCTCCATCGGCTCGTCATTTTCGTCGGCTCCAGCCATGTCGAGCGATCACAATTGCCGATACCGAAGAAGACAATTGACCGTCGTTTGTTTACCACGAAAAAGCGCGGGacaagagatttgaaaaagcaCCGATAGGTAGCAACACGTCTCGGGTGTCTCGGGCGGCGcggaattcaaaattcaaagtgtTTTATTTCGGATCTTTGGATTGTCCGCAATATTCTGTCACTGAATTTGTGTATGACATTGAACGTTGGATCTAACCTGTCAAACATATCGACGATAACCGGCAAACGTCGATTAATAATTAGGATCAGTTTAgtggaaatttaaaaagaatttttataaacactTGAATGTATCAAAATTAATTCTACGATGTGATTGACATGACAATAAAATTCGACACAAAATAACTATCACCAAAATGTATAGTGTACTATTATGTGGAGATCATCGAAGAAACTAATAGTTGATTGTCTTCAGTTCATATTCAGATGTGGTAGGCGTAACCTTGGCGTTGACGATTTGGAAGATATTCCCGAGTACGATCCGCACGACGTACCTGGTAACGTGTTACTTTCATTCTCACGTACTCGAACAGAACTGAAAATCCAAAACGCAAATTCTATTCCAAGCAgaagtttttcagataaattCAAATACTTATGATGGTAAATTTTcgtcatatatttatttttgaaaatttaatttaataccCGTTTCTCTACTTCTTCGACGttgtttttaataatcttTTTGAAACTACACTAGCTGGAATTATTTTGCACTTTTTCACGATTATCTGTCAAATTGTTACCATTTTTATCTTGTAAGTAAATCACTCCAGATTTCTaaatctcatttttatttattcctgtGGGAaaacctcttttttttttaattaataaagcACCACTTTAAAGTCacataaatttcaataaacagACGCGGTTTTACTGCAGCACTTGCACAAACAAATTCAAGTGAAAAAATCACTCAAATAATCAACAACCACATTACGCACTTTGGCACGCTCTTGATTCGCACTATTTACTTCGTAACATGGACCGTATTCAGCGTCCGAGATGTTGCTCCCAGATCGGTCTGATGTACACAAAGCGATCGGAAAACTCGGAACGCCGATTTATGAATTCGCCACgatttgcgcatgcgcagaaaTCCAAAGTATTATTCGATAGTTGATTCAGCCTGCCAAAATAGCGTTGAGCTTATCGCACGTTCATAATAACGAGTCAAGTTGAGTATCTGTACACAGTTTATGTGACATGAACGCAAAACATAATGTAATAGCTGTAAAGATCACCGCATTGCTCACATTAATcgctaaaaaatttatttaaatgttgaactatttttttccGGAGGAatgtttgactttttttttgtttctcaaaatCTCAAACTTATTCCAGTGTCACTGactttattgaaataaaattttctccatcTTAGCaactttatttatacaattaaattttcaatgtttccaATTAAACGTTCTCTCGACACCTTAGCGTTGTCTAAATTTACCTAGAATTTTACCTACATAGTTATTTCGAGGATAcgcgtggaaaaaaattcttttagcAGGCCTATTTCGACCTCAAGTAGTTCATTCAAAACCGTTGAATATATACTCTCAAATGGTTCTCTTTGTGGTTTGTACAGTACATTTCCAACCCCACACATTCGGAGCATCGATTGTACCGAGGCAGGATGACTTGCAGCACAGACCGGACACACCGGGTTTTAGACGTCATTCGCCACCTGAAATAGTAGCGAAGGTACGGCTCGCTCTGGAGGAAATGGGCGAGAAAAAACCGTCGGAAAAAGCCCGTGGCGACCATCGTCTGTCCTTTGATTCCGAAATTCAGTCGAACTCGACGGATAATACTTGAAAAAG
This is a stretch of genomic DNA from Diprion similis isolate iyDipSimi1 chromosome 9, iyDipSimi1.1, whole genome shotgun sequence. It encodes these proteins:
- the LOC124410403 gene encoding replication factor C subunit 2, encoding MAGADENDEPMEVEVVPSTSGLNQKSKSSYRASHLPWVEKYRPQVFSDIVGNEDTVARLSVFAQNGNAPNIIIAGPPGVGKTTTILCLARVLLGPAFKDAVLELNASNDRGIDVVRNKIKMFAQQKVTLPQGRHKIIILDEADSMTDGAQQALRRTMEIYSNTTRFALACNNSEKIIEPIQSRCAMLRYGKLSDAQVLAKIIQVCEKENVSYTDDGLEAIVFTAQGDMRQALNNLQSTHNGFGHVNGENVFKVCDEPHPLLVKEMLELCSKGNIDKSFGVMSHLWRMGYSAEDIIGNIFRVCKNLDIDEKMKLDFIKEIGLTHLGIVNGMNSLLQMQSLLARLCRIALKK